A single window of Chitinophagales bacterium DNA harbors:
- a CDS encoding LamG-like jellyroll fold domain-containing protein, which translates to MMKKFYTILQLTTFLFFLLQIPNLLQAQSDQYLHFDRQNDYVRLDNGSSYITNATGFTMAGWFYTDESAYGQGMLGIRGANSGFYMIQLNNGTIECRFQNSNGTLYEYVAPNFTIVPETWQHFAWVYTGSRIILYVNGIEKGSKIASGRITDSTIPFTVGRSILGNLDFYFGGRADEVSLWSKALDATEIQNMIASELQGDEANLELYYKFNQGLPDADNTSISKLKSEVGNGERDADLVGFALTGSTSNFGGELDLGFQAITFPQIPNKLTTSESFELEGAASSGLPVSYAIVSGPATIEGKVVTLKGEAGEVVIEANQEGGDGFDAAEPLRNTFIVLDPQTHVPEIELRNPVGGIVYAPDVTPIMLSAIIDITYRELFDVDQVRFEINGETITPTDWNNHHYTAWWTPPSHGFYTFNVVATNNYGAAGSKSTDFNLVTQAIDVEVKAVENALLNTSISSVTVDAELPSYVGAFDQIIATLELNCPAGGCGEWDRVVHIEAKGHDGKWVEIIRYITPYSTACASSIDLSDYASILNGKVAFRINYPTFDNGYLYNLTFNYHAGKPLHNYSKIDILWNQSFPFGDPANLQPVESVTIPLSDDVFGAMLKLVSTGHGWGDNNTANAAEFHDDTHHIWVNGVQTFEQRNWVDCNPNPDSCQPQNGTWFHDRAGWCPGAIAPWFDFNMTSFILEDQVEIGYVFDEDYVDNCHPNNPACITGVTCMDCNDGFNPELIVAANFITFSNKPIDGSVVSTDIDDFYTLSFRVFPNPSTGIFNLTLKETVSQLDIRVFNNVGQVVTQFSDAHFNADKHTLNLKGFPQGIYMVEVKTDKGAGLKKVVVE; encoded by the coding sequence ATGATGAAAAAATTTTACACAATTCTTCAACTAACAACCTTCTTATTTTTCTTACTTCAAATCCCCAACCTACTACAAGCACAGTCTGACCAATACCTGCATTTTGACCGTCAAAACGACTATGTAAGACTCGACAATGGTTCGTCCTACATCACCAATGCCACAGGTTTTACAATGGCAGGATGGTTTTACACTGACGAATCAGCGTATGGACAAGGAATGTTGGGAATTCGAGGAGCGAACAGTGGTTTTTACATGATACAGTTGAACAACGGAACAATAGAGTGTCGTTTCCAAAATTCCAATGGAACATTGTATGAATACGTCGCTCCAAATTTTACCATTGTTCCCGAAACATGGCAACACTTTGCGTGGGTCTATACAGGCTCTCGAATCATATTGTATGTCAATGGAATAGAAAAAGGGAGTAAAATCGCATCTGGACGAATCACCGATTCTACGATTCCTTTCACCGTAGGACGAAGCATATTGGGCAATCTCGATTTCTATTTTGGAGGACGAGCCGATGAGGTATCGCTTTGGAGTAAAGCCTTGGACGCCACTGAAATTCAAAATATGATTGCTTCAGAATTGCAGGGAGATGAAGCCAATTTGGAACTGTACTACAAATTCAATCAAGGACTACCCGATGCAGACAATACATCCATTTCCAAGCTCAAAAGCGAAGTCGGCAACGGTGAAAGAGATGCCGATTTGGTTGGTTTTGCTTTGACAGGAAGCACCTCCAATTTTGGAGGAGAATTGGACTTAGGCTTTCAAGCCATCACTTTCCCTCAAATTCCCAACAAGCTGACGACTAGTGAATCATTTGAGTTGGAAGGAGCCGCAAGTTCTGGTTTGCCAGTATCTTACGCCATTGTATCAGGCCCCGCAACCATTGAAGGCAAGGTGGTTACATTGAAGGGAGAGGCTGGAGAAGTAGTCATTGAAGCGAATCAGGAAGGAGGAGATGGTTTTGATGCTGCCGAGCCTTTGCGAAATACCTTCATCGTTTTAGATCCACAAACCCACGTTCCAGAAATAGAATTACGAAATCCAGTGGGGGGAATTGTCTATGCGCCAGATGTAACACCCATCATGCTTTCTGCCATCATTGACATCACTTACCGAGAATTGTTTGATGTAGATCAAGTACGCTTTGAAATCAATGGAGAAACCATCACCCCAACAGACTGGAACAACCATCATTATACTGCTTGGTGGACACCACCTTCTCACGGATTTTATACCTTCAATGTGGTAGCAACTAACAATTATGGTGCAGCAGGCAGCAAATCAACAGACTTCAATTTGGTTACACAAGCAATTGATGTAGAGGTCAAAGCAGTGGAAAATGCCTTGCTCAACACAAGCATATCAAGTGTCACTGTTGATGCAGAATTGCCCTCTTATGTAGGAGCATTCGACCAAATCATTGCTACTTTGGAATTAAACTGCCCCGCAGGTGGCTGTGGCGAATGGGATAGAGTTGTACATATTGAAGCCAAAGGACACGATGGCAAATGGGTAGAAATCATCCGATACATCACTCCTTATAGTACAGCTTGTGCTTCTTCAATTGACTTGAGTGATTATGCTTCAATTTTGAACGGAAAAGTCGCTTTTCGCATCAATTATCCTACATTCGACAATGGATACTTGTACAATTTAACCTTCAATTACCATGCAGGAAAACCCCTACACAATTACAGTAAAATAGATATATTGTGGAACCAAAGTTTCCCATTTGGCGACCCTGCAAACCTACAACCTGTTGAATCTGTAACAATTCCACTTAGTGATGATGTTTTTGGAGCTATGCTGAAACTGGTTTCTACAGGGCATGGTTGGGGTGATAACAATACTGCCAATGCTGCAGAATTTCACGACGACACGCACCATATATGGGTAAATGGAGTGCAAACTTTTGAACAGCGAAATTGGGTGGATTGCAATCCCAATCCAGATAGTTGTCAGCCTCAGAATGGAACATGGTTTCACGACCGAGCAGGATGGTGTCCTGGTGCAATTGCACCATGGTTTGACTTCAATATGACTTCTTTTATTTTAGAAGATCAAGTCGAAATAGGATATGTTTTTGACGAAGACTATGTGGACAATTGCCACCCAAATAATCCAGCTTGCATCACAGGAGTTACTTGCATGGACTGCAATGATGGCTTCAATCCCGAATTGATAGTTGCTGCTAATTTTATTACTTTTTCCAATAAACCCATTGACGGTTCTGTAGTATCCACCGATATTGATGATTTCTACACCCTGTCTTTCCGAGTCTTTCCAAATCCTTCAACAGGTATTTTTAACTTGACCTTGAAGGAAACAGTAAGTCAATTAGACATTCGTGTGTTTAACAATGTGGGGCAAGTAGTGACTCAGTTTAGTGATGCTCACTTCAATGCGGACAAACACACGCTCAATCTAAAAGGCTTTCCACAAGGTATTTACATGGTAGAAGTAAAAACCGATAAAGGAGCAGGATTGAAGAAAGTAGTGGTAGAATAA
- a CDS encoding SUMF1/EgtB/PvdO family nonheme iron enzyme: MQNLLNQIGGDYGKSQLKHLLAPIFVTNPKQQQLFYQAFDNYFDQFETVPLDNPNLTSKPLPKPPPLTDILPKKRNYWLLGILVFLLGLSFIWMTQREELDRWREEYTGRLKEIISIDQQYNTDSTAIGQNPPKPPENPNAQRTNLEGSGKISLPLKPAIEENIDYLIAEWYQRLGWWLKLSKWALLLGIFIAFVVYQLYRRNKKQALLQRERNQAPPDYWNPLQVADTPKKLYDSAVFYQTAKEMRVRVKGDTQVLNVDKTIAATLESGGYPSFEFDDTSRPVEYLVLIEEQTPKDHQARFFERLTTELAQQDVYIERYFYQNDPRHCWKIEYQIETNLYDLAMRFPNHRLLVMGSGDAFLDAVSEDVLRWTQQFSAWQTRFLVTPKPIDDWGFVEIQLCTIFHILPANISALEKMDDTLLHPEQYPLKYWLSQPSNEFASISEPIEVGKLKEYFTPKTYQLLCACAVYPELHWDFTLHLAKKMSAIEVATATNGVVTAMSKKPLLQPANLLQLARLVWFRQGFIPDVERQLLIADLQPEYEALVRKAIVDLLKENPPPTNSYAYDEYAMNLAVNEWELAEDAAAKKAHQEELAELMDRERLLQFVRVKYQRSVQKIKDAFAMPESLKENLFKGGIPILGFKNYVSGAIVLLSLAFLGWIIEVPEGEHLAEFEGEYYYLATKRDTARFYHYKAQFNEDPIKKQALLDTSLAVDTMYAKAHYNLALTYYDALVGDESVADSQLIQKAVDGFLKTVATYDILEEKYLEGERETIKEIQFAPNDTTFATIEDDNVVRLRNLKGTVLSECIGHTEKIMSVNFSDVEPWVITASLDGTVRIWSLDGAEIYRYAQPSQYYRYACFVPNNRQILVSYVTDAGQIYKDEGTTSILDLSTEIMIGGEDLKIMGTQEISQLNYHIYNPNFSKDGQQILYSYLNQTIQQNIYSGEIIQTIDHNAPAIASFFVLDDLLQVTISEDGELTVHEQKGQMKMVQLDIKPYSASISENGRYLFVRDEGTGKIGIWNIKLTWNGIENWGLVKSALTPKPTFISQTTSNSPAIASEKEAVVRYEFPKLNEFAGNLSNGRLPIAYSPSGKYILSSFQKTMYVSKADLQSVAYSLYNMGVIQYEKKEYQKAVSFFSQAHVSSPQDASILYARAVSQLYMDSLEAGLKDIAAVLDLDKEYFQFNLAILPLLQDLYLKTGGTLQEEVAKTLQELGIDMEKLQQIAEQQRLKQLLGEQWKGVYLTSSKFSNDKKWRSFAKLVIAADGTVRLGNDTIQNMVYLPDEKLGIDVLQWSSEKGNKSSASLEFRRSVYGTYKKEEWSFNKTITNLFTNFFDLQNQIIEQQFATLEGAEVQGLMTLEEETDRQVRGWTFDTTPAILQTYYKEDVPAPNFNKDDYAYVSEPNQYGLLRVQGESGLWGIINLKGQILLPLYYEGIGIFSEGLAGVQKNEKIGFINPEGEVVIKPQFDEVTLFKDGIATVKVDGRTFEIDQKGNKINELVQQTNADSKLNETELSDIGQYEQMKVTQQDTRQQLLAPAGMVYVEGGAFVMGSNEGEADERPAHRENVGDFYMEKYEVTNAQFVNFLKEYGSDKVKSGTYSGQPLFEDVEGVRDRGFLKSEGKVAQVIVKGLENQPVRYVTWYGANEYARFYGKRLPTEAEWEYAARGGQNGSNYVYAGSNDAGQVAWYRDNANGRVYVVGKKRANELGIFDMSGNVAEWCQDWYAANAYGNSTASVTQQKVIRGGAYDSGVNELEVTDRASNLPNERVGFVGFRCVRDVKGGLNY, translated from the coding sequence TTGCAAAACCTACTAAATCAAATAGGAGGCGATTATGGTAAGTCGCAATTGAAGCATTTACTTGCTCCCATTTTTGTCACCAATCCCAAGCAGCAGCAACTGTTTTACCAAGCCTTTGACAACTACTTCGACCAATTTGAAACCGTTCCTTTAGACAATCCAAACCTTACTTCAAAACCCCTTCCCAAGCCACCGCCATTGACCGATATCCTACCCAAAAAGCGAAACTATTGGCTGCTTGGTATCTTGGTATTTTTGTTGGGTTTGTCCTTTATATGGATGACACAAAGAGAAGAGTTAGACAGATGGCGAGAAGAATATACGGGTAGGTTGAAGGAAATCATCAGTATTGACCAACAATACAATACCGATTCTACTGCAATAGGTCAGAACCCTCCAAAACCACCAGAAAACCCTAATGCTCAAAGAACCAACCTTGAGGGAAGCGGAAAAATTTCATTACCGCTTAAACCTGCAATAGAAGAAAATATTGACTATTTGATTGCCGAGTGGTATCAGCGTTTGGGTTGGTGGCTCAAATTGTCGAAGTGGGCATTGTTGTTGGGTATTTTCATTGCCTTTGTGGTCTATCAATTGTATCGCCGAAATAAAAAACAAGCCTTGCTTCAAAGGGAACGCAATCAAGCCCCGCCCGATTATTGGAATCCATTGCAGGTAGCCGATACACCCAAAAAGCTTTATGATTCAGCCGTTTTTTACCAAACCGCCAAAGAGATGCGGGTGAGAGTGAAAGGCGATACACAAGTATTGAATGTGGACAAAACCATTGCAGCAACTTTGGAATCAGGTGGTTATCCAAGTTTTGAGTTTGACGATACTTCTCGCCCTGTCGAATATTTGGTGCTGATTGAAGAACAAACACCCAAAGACCATCAAGCTCGATTTTTTGAACGATTGACCACCGAATTGGCGCAGCAAGATGTCTATATCGAACGCTATTTTTACCAAAACGACCCTCGACACTGTTGGAAAATAGAGTACCAAATCGAAACCAATTTGTACGATTTGGCGATGCGTTTTCCGAATCATCGGCTGTTGGTGATGGGTAGTGGAGATGCTTTTTTGGATGCAGTAAGCGAAGATGTTTTGAGGTGGACACAACAGTTTTCGGCCTGGCAAACCCGTTTTTTGGTTACACCGAAACCAATCGATGATTGGGGTTTTGTGGAAATCCAACTCTGCACCATTTTCCACATTTTGCCCGCCAATATTTCGGCTTTGGAGAAAATGGACGACACGCTTCTGCATCCCGAACAATATCCATTGAAGTATTGGTTGTCACAACCTTCTAATGAGTTTGCTTCGATAAGTGAACCCATTGAAGTGGGGAAACTGAAAGAATATTTCACTCCGAAAACCTATCAACTGCTTTGTGCCTGTGCAGTTTACCCAGAATTGCATTGGGATTTTACTTTGCATTTGGCTAAAAAAATGTCGGCTATCGAAGTGGCAACGGCTACAAATGGAGTTGTTACTGCAATGAGTAAAAAACCGCTTTTGCAACCTGCAAATTTGCTGCAATTGGCACGTTTGGTGTGGTTTCGACAAGGCTTTATTCCCGATGTCGAACGCCAACTTTTGATTGCCGATTTACAGCCCGAATATGAGGCTTTGGTTCGAAAAGCGATTGTGGATTTGCTGAAAGAAAATCCTCCCCCAACGAACAGTTATGCCTACGATGAATACGCCATGAATTTGGCGGTGAACGAATGGGAATTGGCGGAGGATGCGGCTGCAAAAAAAGCGCATCAAGAGGAATTGGCAGAGTTGATGGATAGAGAACGGCTTTTGCAGTTTGTGCGGGTGAAATACCAGCGTTCTGTCCAAAAAATCAAAGATGCTTTTGCGATGCCTGAGTCGTTGAAAGAGAATTTATTCAAAGGTGGAATTCCGATTTTGGGCTTCAAAAACTATGTATCGGGAGCTATCGTGCTTTTGTCTTTGGCTTTTTTGGGATGGATCATTGAAGTGCCAGAAGGTGAGCATCTTGCCGAATTTGAAGGAGAATATTATTACCTCGCTACGAAAAGAGACACGGCTCGATTTTACCACTATAAAGCCCAATTCAACGAAGACCCTATCAAGAAACAAGCCCTTTTGGACACCTCGCTTGCGGTAGATACGATGTACGCCAAAGCACACTACAATTTGGCACTGACCTACTACGATGCACTGGTGGGAGATGAGAGTGTGGCGGATAGTCAGTTGATACAGAAAGCAGTAGACGGTTTTTTAAAGACGGTGGCGACTTACGATATTTTGGAGGAAAAGTATTTGGAAGGGGAAAGAGAAACGATTAAAGAGATACAATTTGCTCCAAATGATACCACTTTTGCCACCATTGAAGATGACAATGTGGTGCGGCTACGAAATCTGAAAGGAACTGTTTTGTCAGAGTGTATCGGACATACAGAGAAGATAATGTCGGTGAATTTTTCGGACGTTGAACCGTGGGTAATTACTGCTTCTTTAGATGGAACAGTACGGATTTGGAGTTTGGATGGAGCGGAGATTTACCGCTATGCACAACCGAGTCAATACTATCGCTATGCGTGTTTTGTGCCGAATAACCGTCAAATATTAGTGTCTTATGTCACGGATGCGGGGCAGATTTACAAGGATGAAGGAACGACAAGTATATTGGATTTGAGTACCGAAATTATGATAGGAGGTGAGGATTTAAAAATTATGGGAACGCAAGAAATTAGTCAATTGAATTACCATATTTACAATCCGAATTTCTCTAAAGATGGGCAGCAAATTTTGTATTCTTACCTCAATCAAACGATTCAGCAAAATATCTATTCGGGGGAAATCATACAAACGATTGACCACAATGCACCCGCTATTGCAAGTTTTTTCGTATTAGATGATTTGCTGCAAGTGACGATTTCGGAAGATGGTGAATTGACGGTTCACGAGCAGAAAGGGCAAATGAAGATGGTTCAATTGGATATAAAACCTTATTCAGCAAGTATTTCAGAGAATGGCAGGTATTTGTTTGTGAGAGATGAGGGAACTGGGAAGATCGGTATTTGGAACATCAAATTGACTTGGAATGGAATAGAAAACTGGGGATTGGTTAAATCTGCATTGACTCCAAAACCAACGTTTATTTCACAGACTACTTCCAATTCTCCTGCAATTGCATCAGAAAAGGAGGCAGTCGTTAGATACGAATTTCCCAAGCTAAATGAGTTCGCAGGGAATTTGTCGAATGGAAGATTGCCCATTGCCTATTCTCCATCAGGTAAATACATACTGAGTTCGTTTCAGAAGACGATGTATGTATCTAAGGCCGACCTGCAAAGTGTGGCGTATTCGCTCTATAACATGGGTGTTATTCAATATGAAAAAAAGGAATACCAAAAGGCAGTTTCATTTTTTAGCCAAGCACATGTGAGTAGCCCGCAAGATGCGTCAATCTTGTATGCTCGTGCTGTCAGTCAATTGTATATGGATTCGTTAGAGGCTGGATTGAAGGATATTGCAGCCGTTTTGGATTTGGATAAGGAGTATTTCCAGTTCAATTTGGCGATTTTACCTCTCCTTCAAGACCTCTATTTGAAAACGGGAGGAACGCTTCAAGAAGAAGTGGCGAAAACTTTGCAGGAGTTGGGAATTGACATGGAGAAATTGCAGCAAATCGCTGAACAACAACGTTTGAAGCAATTGTTGGGTGAACAATGGAAGGGTGTGTATTTGACAAGTTCTAAATTTAGCAACGACAAGAAATGGCGAAGTTTTGCGAAGTTGGTCATTGCAGCAGATGGAACGGTGCGGCTCGGAAATGATACGATTCAAAACATGGTTTATTTACCTGACGAAAAGCTAGGAATAGATGTTTTACAGTGGTCATCGGAGAAAGGTAATAAGAGTTCGGCAAGTTTGGAGTTTCGCAGAAGTGTTTATGGCACGTATAAAAAAGAGGAATGGAGCTTCAATAAGACAATCACCAATTTGTTTACAAATTTCTTTGATCTTCAAAATCAAATCATTGAACAGCAGTTTGCGACTCTCGAAGGAGCTGAAGTACAAGGACTGATGACCTTGGAGGAAGAAACGGATCGGCAGGTGAGGGGCTGGACTTTTGATACAACGCCTGCTATTTTACAGACGTATTACAAAGAAGATGTGCCTGCGCCGAACTTCAATAAGGACGATTATGCCTATGTGAGTGAGCCAAATCAATATGGACTTTTGCGGGTGCAAGGCGAAAGTGGACTTTGGGGGATTATCAACCTCAAAGGACAAATATTGTTGCCGCTTTATTATGAAGGAATTGGCATATTCAGCGAGGGTTTGGCGGGTGTTCAGAAAAATGAAAAAATTGGATTCATCAATCCCGAAGGAGAAGTGGTGATAAAGCCACAATTTGATGAAGTGACGCTCTTCAAAGATGGGATTGCGACGGTGAAAGTGGATGGACGTACTTTTGAGATTGACCAAAAAGGTAACAAAATCAATGAATTGGTACAACAAACCAATGCCGATTCAAAACTGAATGAAACCGAATTGTCCGATATTGGGCAGTACGAACAAATGAAAGTAACACAGCAAGATACTCGCCAACAATTACTTGCGCCTGCGGGCATGGTGTATGTGGAAGGAGGAGCTTTTGTGATGGGCAGCAATGAAGGAGAAGCGGACGAAAGGCCTGCTCACCGTGAAAATGTGGGTGATTTTTATATGGAGAAATACGAAGTCACCAATGCTCAGTTCGTGAATTTTTTGAAGGAATATGGAAGTGATAAAGTAAAATCAGGTACGTATTCGGGACAGCCTCTTTTTGAAGACGTGGAGGGTGTAAGAGATAGAGGTTTTTTGAAATCTGAAGGAAAAGTGGCGCAGGTTATTGTGAAAGGTTTAGAAAATCAACCTGTTCGATACGTTACCTGGTATGGAGCGAATGAGTATGCCCGTTTTTATGGCAAACGTTTGCCGACAGAGGCGGAGTGGGAATATGCGGCAAGGGGGGGGCAGAATGGTTCAAATTATGTATATGCTGGTAGCAATGATGCGGGGCAGGTGGCTTGGTACAGAGATAACGCAAATGGGCGGGTGTATGTGGTCGGCAAAAAACGGGCGAATGAATTGGGGATTTTCGACATGAGTGGAAATGTGGCGGAATGGTGTCAGGATTGGTATGCTGCGAATGCTTACGGTAATTCTACGGCTTCGGTGACTCAGCAAAAAGTGATTCGTGGTGGTGCTTATGACAGTGGTGTCAATGAATTGGAGGTGACTGATCGAGCGAGTAATTTGCCTAATGAAAGGGTTGGTTTTGTTGGGTTTCGGTGTGTGAGGGATGTGAAAGGTGGCCTTAATTATTGA
- a CDS encoding succinate dehydrogenase/fumarate reductase iron-sulfur subunit has protein sequence MKLTLKIWRQKNSQDKGRLETYPVDGIDTHMSFLEMIDVLNQQLIKDKKDPVAFDHDCREGICGMCSMVINGRPHGPWEGTTTCQLHMRAFKDGDTIVIEPWRASAFPVVKDLVVNRSAFDKIIQAGGYISVNTGNAVDANSLPIDKTYSDEAFDAAACIGCGACVAACPNSSGMLFLGAKVSHLALLPQGAPEREKRVLNMMKTHDEEGFGGCTNTGACEAECPKGISLTNIARLNREYMRAAIGSEEKVL, from the coding sequence ATGAAATTGACACTAAAAATCTGGCGACAAAAAAACAGTCAGGATAAAGGACGCTTAGAAACCTATCCCGTAGATGGCATTGACACACACATGTCATTTTTGGAGATGATTGATGTATTGAACCAACAATTGATCAAAGATAAAAAAGACCCTGTGGCATTTGACCACGATTGTCGGGAAGGCATCTGTGGAATGTGTAGCATGGTCATCAACGGTCGTCCACATGGGCCTTGGGAAGGCACTACAACTTGCCAACTCCACATGAGGGCCTTCAAAGATGGCGATACGATTGTGATAGAACCGTGGCGAGCTTCGGCTTTTCCAGTGGTGAAAGATTTGGTGGTGAATCGTTCTGCTTTTGACAAAATCATTCAGGCTGGCGGATACATTTCCGTCAATACGGGTAATGCGGTTGATGCCAACTCTTTGCCAATTGACAAAACCTACTCGGACGAAGCCTTCGATGCTGCGGCTTGTATTGGCTGTGGTGCTTGTGTGGCAGCTTGTCCCAACTCTTCGGGTATGCTCTTTTTGGGTGCGAAAGTTTCACATCTTGCCCTACTACCTCAAGGTGCGCCTGAACGTGAAAAACGGGTATTGAACATGATGAAAACCCACGATGAAGAGGGTTTTGGAGGTTGTACCAATACGGGTGCTTGTGAAGCAGAATGTCCAAAAGGTATTTCATTGACCAACATTGCTCGACTGAATCGTGAATATATGCGGGCTGCAATTGGTTCGGAGGAAAAAGTGCTTTAG
- a CDS encoding fumarate reductase/succinate dehydrogenase flavoprotein subunit: MKLDAKIPEGPIAEKWSNYRSNVKLVAPNNKRRIEVIVIGSGLAGGAAAATLGELGYSVKCFCFQDSPRRAHSIAAQGGINAAKNYQNDGDSAYRLFYDTVKGGDYRSREANVYRLAQVSVNIIDQCVAQGVPFAREYGGLLANRSFGGVQVSRTFYARGQTGQQLLLGAYSALSRQIAAGKVKMYNRHEMLDLVMIDDKARGIIARNLITGEIERHGAHAVVLATGGYGNVFYLSTNAMGSNVTANMKAYRKGAFFANPCYTQIHPTCIPVSGSYQSKLTLMSESLRNDGRVWVPKKKEDLAKNPNQIPEADRDYYLERIYPAFGNLVPRDVASRAAKNMCDKGMGVGKSGLAVYLDFASAIERYGKAEANTKNVHNPSKAKIEELGKQVIEEKYGNLFEMYERITGENPYDAPMRIYPAVHYTMGGLWVDYELGTTVKGLYATGECNFSDHGANRLGASALMQGLADGYFVLPVTIGSYLANEIRTPQIDTNHPAFAEAEKNVKDDINKLLSIKGNKTVDEFHRELGLIMWNKCGMARSAEGLQEAIEEIQALRKEFWSNVNVPGTADELNPELEKAGRVADFLDLGELMCRDALNRNESAGGHFREEYQTPEGEAERDDENYTYVAAWEYAGKDKAPILNKEELIFNDIELKTRSYK; the protein is encoded by the coding sequence ATGAAGTTAGATGCTAAAATACCTGAAGGTCCCATTGCAGAAAAATGGTCGAATTATCGCTCCAATGTAAAATTGGTCGCCCCAAATAATAAAAGACGAATTGAAGTAATCGTTATAGGTTCTGGTTTGGCAGGTGGTGCAGCAGCTGCAACACTCGGCGAATTGGGTTATAGCGTGAAATGTTTTTGTTTTCAAGATTCTCCAAGACGAGCGCACAGTATTGCAGCTCAGGGAGGAATCAACGCTGCAAAAAATTATCAAAACGATGGGGATAGTGCCTACCGCCTATTTTACGATACGGTGAAAGGTGGCGACTACCGTTCGAGAGAGGCAAATGTGTATCGCTTGGCGCAAGTGAGTGTCAATATCATTGACCAATGCGTGGCACAAGGTGTTCCATTTGCAAGAGAATACGGCGGATTGCTGGCGAATCGCTCTTTTGGAGGGGTACAGGTTTCCCGTACTTTCTATGCAAGGGGGCAAACTGGACAGCAGCTATTGTTGGGTGCTTACAGTGCTTTGAGCCGCCAAATTGCAGCAGGAAAAGTGAAAATGTACAACCGTCACGAAATGCTGGATTTGGTGATGATTGACGACAAAGCAAGAGGTATTATTGCTCGAAATCTGATTACAGGAGAAATCGAAAGGCATGGCGCACACGCAGTTGTATTGGCGACAGGCGGATACGGCAATGTTTTTTACCTCTCCACCAATGCAATGGGTTCTAATGTGACTGCCAACATGAAAGCCTACCGAAAAGGGGCGTTTTTTGCAAATCCTTGCTACACACAGATTCACCCAACTTGTATTCCCGTATCAGGAAGCTATCAGTCCAAATTGACGCTGATGAGTGAATCCTTGCGGAACGACGGTCGGGTTTGGGTGCCTAAGAAAAAAGAAGACTTGGCGAAAAACCCCAATCAGATTCCAGAAGCAGATCGTGACTATTATTTAGAACGCATTTACCCTGCTTTCGGAAACTTAGTGCCTCGTGATGTGGCTTCAAGGGCTGCAAAAAATATGTGCGACAAGGGTATGGGTGTAGGAAAATCAGGCTTGGCCGTTTACCTCGACTTTGCATCTGCCATTGAGCGATACGGAAAGGCGGAAGCCAATACCAAAAATGTTCACAATCCGAGCAAGGCAAAAATTGAAGAACTAGGAAAACAAGTCATTGAAGAAAAATACGGCAACTTGTTTGAAATGTATGAGCGCATTACGGGCGAAAATCCTTACGATGCTCCGATGCGTATTTATCCTGCCGTTCACTACACAATGGGCGGACTTTGGGTAGATTACGAATTGGGAACTACCGTAAAAGGATTGTATGCCACAGGAGAATGTAATTTCTCTGATCACGGAGCGAACCGTTTGGGAGCTTCGGCGTTGATGCAGGGTTTGGCGGATGGTTATTTTGTATTGCCTGTTACGATTGGTTCTTATCTCGCCAACGAAATCCGAACACCTCAAATAGATACGAATCACCCTGCTTTTGCAGAGGCAGAGAAAAACGTGAAAGATGACATCAACAAACTGTTGAGTATCAAAGGTAATAAAACAGTAGATGAATTCCACAGAGAACTGGGTTTGATTATGTGGAACAAGTGTGGTATGGCCCGCAGTGCAGAAGGTCTGCAAGAGGCAATTGAAGAAATTCAGGCACTCCGCAAAGAGTTTTGGAGCAATGTCAATGTACCAGGAACAGCAGACGAGCTCAATCCTGAATTGGAGAAAGCAGGTCGAGTAGCAGACTTTTTGGATTTGGGAGAGCTGATGTGTAGAGATGCTCTGAACAGAAACGAATCAGCTGGCGGACACTTTAGAGAGGAATATCAAACTCCTGAGGGTGAAGCGGAACGTGATGATGAAAACTATACCTATGTGGCGGCTTGGGAATATGCAGGAAAAGACAAAGCTCCTATACTGAACAAAGAGGAACTGATCTTCAATGATATAGAACTCAAAACCAGAAGCTACAAATAA